The Pyrus communis chromosome 5, drPyrComm1.1, whole genome shotgun sequence region TCGGCTTGCGTCAAGTACGTCATATTTTTCCTTACAATCTCTTTCTAAACTTTCTTATATCTTTCTCCACCTCTTTTTCTCTAAAATCTTTGTCACGTACAAAGATATTGTAAAAGCTAAAAAATGgcaaatttttaacaaaaaaaaataggagCAGTAACTCACACTTTTTAATTGTATTTGCAAATTTCCACAAAAAGTCGTCATAAAAATAGTTTTGGTGACATTTTCATTGTATCATAGGTTAATGTTTTAGATGTTCTGACCAAAAATTTCCATTCAGGCTACGTTCTTGCCTCCACTGTTATTTTTAAtcggttttacaaatttttacaaaaaaataatcataaagTCAAATTTCGTACAATTTTGAATGAATCAATTTGCAAATTTTGATGTGTAAAATTATTAATTGGTATGACGAAGGTTAATTATGTTCATTAATTTACACAATCCTTGTTCAAGTGTTATTTTTGTCACGGAATGAGATCCACTCCTGATTTCTTTGTAAAGAGTAAGAAATTCGGATCATTCGAGAGACAGGAAAGAGATCTGAGTCgttcaatttattatttattattattattattattattgtaaaGTGGGTGAGTAAGATTGGCTAATAAAAGCCATCTCTTGGTCCGCAAGCTCAGGACATAGAGATGCTGAGTGGgtctcaaattctcaatcacTGTCTCAAAGCAAGTTCATCCCTAACAAATGAGTTGGCCCAAAGTCCACTTTTCCATCCTAGTCCACCCAAAACCCACTCCACCCCACCTAATAGGCTGGCCTAAAGTGGAGGTCAGCTTTGAGCCCACCACATAATGGACTAAGCAAGAAACAGAGTCATATGACGTTTGCCATGTgaacccttttcttttttgcgCCATGCACATAGAAAACACGCTCACGTGGCCGTGTGTTGTCGACAACTCGTAGAGGGGGGCCTGCCGTGCATGCGCACTACAAGATGCTGGGCGTGGGATACGTGGCACATCCATgttcgttggatttccaacgataaaaaaaaatgaaattcaaaccCAACGGCTAGTGACGTGGTATAATATGGACCGTTCGATTTATGATCAATGATccatatttttttgtaaaactttaaaaataaataaataaatgtcagaaattaataaactctttagttataaataaagaacatgtcagaaattaaaaatacaattattcttttataataatattttaataaaaattaactaGGCTATTTAATTTAGAAGTAGAAATGCACTTCATCGATTACTATTTATTTGGATGGATTGAATAGACCCAACTTGATTTTTAGGGTGGGGTTGCTCTTACAACTCTTCCTTTTGCTCAATAGTCGACGATCACTCGCAGTAGCAGAGTCCCCAGACTCCCCACCAAAATGTTCACCTTCATCGCCTTCCTTTCGTTTTGATGATCCCACCTGATCTCATCATCCAAGGGCCACAAAAGCCGCAATGCTCTCTCTTCAACTCCTCCCCGCCCTCCTCAGCCCCAAGCCTTCCTTCTCTTCCTCCCTCACCGCCGCAAACCCACCAAAAACCtttaaacccaaaaccctaaaacccaaaCCTTCTCCCACCTTCACAGTCCGCGCCATCCTCCAATACAACAGGAAGCCCCAATTGTCCGGCGATACCCCCCGCGTCGTCGTCATCACCTCTGGAAAAGGAGGCGTTGGCAAGACCACGACCACCGCCAATGTCGGCCTCTCCCTCGCCCGCCTCGGCTTCTCCGTGGTTGCCATCGACGCCGACGTCGGCCTCCGCAACCTGGACCTCCTCCTCGGCCTCGAGAACCGCGTCAACTACACCGTCGTTGAGGTCCTCAACGGCGACTGCCGCCTCGACCAGGCGCTTGTCAGGGACAAGCGCTGGTCCAACTTCGAATTGCTCTGCATCTCAAAGCCCCGGTCCAAATTGCCGATGGGGTTCGGCGGAAAGGCCCTGGTCTGGGTCGTCGACGCTTTGAAAGCCAGGCAAGAGGGCTGCCCGGACTTCATCCTCATTGACTGCCCCGCCGGAATCGACGCCGGCTTCATCACCGCCATTACGCCGGCCAATGAGGCCGTGCTGGTGACCACGCCGGATATCACAAGCTTGAGAGACGCTGACAGAGTCATTGGGCTGCTGGAGTGTGATGGAATTAGGGATATAAAGATGATGGTGAACCGGGTCCGGACAGATATGATCAAAGGGGAGGACATGATGTCGGTGCTCGATGTGCAGGAGATGTTGGGATTGGCATTGTTGGGGATGATTCCGGAGGACACGGAGGTCATCAGAAGCACCAACAGAGGGTACCCTCTGGTTTTGAATAGGCCGCCCACATTGGCAGGACTGGCCTTCGAGCAGGCAGCGTGGAGGCTTGTTGAGCAGGATAGTATGCAGGCTGTCATGGTGGAGGAAGAGCCCAAGAAGCGCGGCTTCTTCTCGTTTTTCGGAGGGTAGAAAGTGCTGCAATTTTGAAGCTTGCAAGTATTGTTTTGCTTGTGTTTTTTATCTGCAGATGAATGTTCAGGAGTGGAGGGAAATTGAGTGGAGCTGTGTACAGAGTAAGTCAGTTCAATTTTGTGATTGTGTCTCTGTTAGTGATAGCTAGAATTATAGAtttctagtttttatttttagggaATGCAAGGATTAGTGTGATGTATTTATATTGATTGAGAAACAAGTAAAATTGGTACCTCTCCTTCGATTATTCGTATTGAAAAGTTCATGCTTGATCTTTGCCATTGATGAATTTGTTATCGAATAGCTCTCTTTTTCGTTGCACCGATTCAAATGCTTAACTTCCAACCCAATCACTTTCATCGGTTGGGTTCCGCTTCTCCTCTTCACTACAGAGTTCCTATGGTGTCGATTTCATCTTCTTGAAACGTTCACAATAAGTTTTCCGGACAGTATGTTTCGATTATATGGTGATCTCTTTCAGCCAAAGTCGAAGCTTTTGCTTTTGCTTCCTCCAAACGACCACTTTAGTAACCTTTTTCTTCCTGTAGTTGCCTCTCCATCTAACCAAATTCACTGCATACGAAAGAGTAGTTCCGAACGGGTCACATACTTTGCATCTCCGGTTTGTGTTGTGCCTCAGTCTCCAAATTTAGTGATGAATCTATGGAGAAGCAGAGCAGTGGAGCAAGAACCTTTCTACGGATCATAATGTTATGAGTTATATGAAGATTGAGTACCTGCTCCAAGCGTTAAAACAACGATTTCCCGATGAGGCTTCTTCGATATTTGAGATGCTAACATATCAACCACATCACCCTGTAAAGCCACCAAACCTCATGTTCAACAATCTTCAAATCATCCGGTTACCAGAATCCTTCGTAGGTAACCATTTGGAGCACGAACGAGTTTTCGTTTGATCCCGACGTgtgaatttttatcttttaaagTCATATTTTGCGTGCAATTCAGAAACAATTGTGTTCTAAACAATTTGAAAACATTGGTATTACCAGAGAAGGGATGTATTCAGATGGCGGGCTCCCTCCCTTCCACATACATTCTGGACATCTATTTCTCTAGCAGCATAAACCTGACATCATACACCATTTCATTTAGCTCTTTAGCTATAAGACAACCCAAGGACTTTGCCAAGGCAACTTACATCTGCGACTACGACATGATCTGCACCACGGGGACATCGGCGAAGTCATCCCTCAGTGCTGCTAAACGACTGCGTATCACCAATCAGTCCAGCGCAATTATATGAATCGTGCTAGTGATACCAGAAACTGCTTAAAGGGATTCTGCATTGTTCTCATCTTGAGTGAATACCTGTACGTACGAGGCTGGAATATGACCATAAGAGACTTGACAGGGAACCTCGGGCGTGCAGCTTGAATAACTGCACTAAATTCTGTTGGATGATGAGCGTAATCGTCATATATACAGTTGCACACAATCTACAAACTCGGCCTCGCACAACTGCTAGACTAACAATTTGGAATTCAGATTTACAGTTTCCAGTCGAAGTTTTCGGTGTTATAACATTACACACCTAAAGAACTTCTAATTGCTTC contains the following coding sequences:
- the LOC137734998 gene encoding septum site-determining protein minD homolog, chloroplastic-like, coding for MLSLQLLPALLSPKPSFSSSLTAANPPKTFKPKTLKPKPSPTFTVRAILQYNRKPQLSGDTPRVVVITSGKGGVGKTTTTANVGLSLARLGFSVVAIDADVGLRNLDLLLGLENRVNYTVVEVLNGDCRLDQALVRDKRWSNFELLCISKPRSKLPMGFGGKALVWVVDALKARQEGCPDFILIDCPAGIDAGFITAITPANEAVLVTTPDITSLRDADRVIGLLECDGIRDIKMMVNRVRTDMIKGEDMMSVLDVQEMLGLALLGMIPEDTEVIRSTNRGYPLVLNRPPTLAGLAFEQAAWRLVEQDSMQAVMVEEEPKKRGFFSFFGG